One Thermococcus kodakarensis KOD1 genomic window carries:
- a CDS encoding bifunctional 3,4-dihydroxy-2-butanone-4-phosphate synthase/GTP cyclohydrolase II — MNWDRVRGLVLEGKPVVLIDNRREFEADLIYPAEIASPEIVNFMLSMKGLLCLTMDMDEALKRGFFPLPSKEGETNFLVPVDYKETFTGITAEERALTARKIAEGLGVGAFRYPGHLHLLGGIGLNRRRGHTESSLELMEILGFKRYALMVEILDEKGDSHNREYALKLAEEHGLPVLTTDDVWKEFVRRKQLMRIYASARLPTRYGDFRIIAFDNELDFKEHVAIVKEPYGEVPLVRVHSKCLTGDTFASLKCDCGSQLANALRMIAQEGGILLYMDQEGRGIGLKEKIKAYELQDKGFDTVEANKALGRGEDERTYEAAFQMLRALGVSKIRLITNNPRKAKALEEFGIEVVETVPAPGEVTEHNKPYLKVKAEKLGHKLPFKV; from the coding sequence ATGAACTGGGACAGAGTTAGGGGTCTAGTCCTTGAAGGAAAGCCAGTTGTTCTCATAGACAATCGAAGGGAGTTCGAGGCTGATCTAATTTATCCAGCCGAGATAGCTTCTCCCGAGATCGTCAACTTCATGCTCTCCATGAAAGGCCTCCTCTGCCTCACGATGGACATGGACGAGGCGTTGAAGAGGGGCTTCTTCCCGCTTCCCAGCAAGGAAGGAGAGACGAACTTCTTGGTTCCCGTTGATTACAAAGAAACTTTCACGGGAATAACCGCTGAAGAGAGGGCCTTAACGGCCCGGAAGATTGCTGAAGGGCTTGGTGTGGGGGCCTTCCGCTATCCTGGACATCTCCACCTCCTTGGCGGCATCGGCCTCAACAGGAGGAGGGGGCACACGGAGAGCTCTCTTGAGCTGATGGAGATACTCGGCTTCAAGAGGTACGCCCTGATGGTTGAGATACTCGACGAAAAGGGCGACTCTCACAACAGGGAGTACGCCTTGAAGCTCGCGGAGGAGCACGGCCTTCCAGTCCTCACCACGGACGATGTCTGGAAGGAATTCGTGAGGAGAAAACAGCTGATGAGAATCTACGCCAGCGCGAGGCTCCCGACGAGGTACGGCGACTTTAGAATAATAGCCTTCGACAACGAGCTGGACTTTAAGGAGCATGTGGCAATAGTCAAGGAGCCCTATGGTGAGGTCCCACTTGTCAGGGTTCACTCAAAGTGCCTCACAGGAGACACATTCGCTTCACTCAAGTGCGACTGCGGGAGCCAGCTCGCCAACGCCCTCAGGATGATAGCCCAGGAGGGCGGGATACTCCTCTACATGGACCAGGAAGGCAGGGGAATCGGCCTGAAGGAGAAGATAAAGGCCTACGAGCTCCAGGACAAAGGCTTTGACACCGTTGAGGCCAACAAAGCCCTCGGCCGCGGTGAGGACGAGAGGACTTACGAGGCCGCCTTCCAGATGCTTCGTGCTCTGGGAGTTTCAAAGATCAGGCTGATAACCAACAACCCGAGGAAGGCAAAGGCCCTTGAGGAGTTCGGGATAGAGGTCGTTGAGACGGTTCCGGCTCCGGGGGAGGTTA